Proteins from a single region of Candidatus Scalindua japonica:
- a CDS encoding metallophosphoesterase family protein — MADKTAHNLTSDLEEGLNRRSFVKYGLGVGKAVFIGGLLVGNFTGCTTVSKKSRDTKSGRKKDIKLAHITDTHVTFTGKNGTALKEESFNIFRDVIAQVNDMPDIDCILFGGDNINNTDPGTKGFDEFMNIMSSVKVPYFAQFGNREVSPIPPGIALSKKQYAEKMKGHGLDLAKYSWSISPVPGLRILGLDTTIEGHDNGEIPEDGLKWLKKEIAKYPNDIIVTLSHHLLLPTWGNRDIQKWEKKYLLKDHQKVNTILENSPQVKACLMGHHHVSKVQTIAGLHYIASPATVQYPHAFRTITINKNEARLEFHQVRDQRIIKLGKHHLLTSKNAEEYAGGSAAETLAYCHGSKEDNDATLKFR, encoded by the coding sequence ATGGCTGATAAAACAGCGCATAATCTGACATCCGATTTGGAAGAGGGGTTAAATAGAAGGAGTTTTGTGAAGTACGGTTTAGGCGTTGGTAAAGCGGTCTTTATTGGGGGCCTGCTGGTAGGAAATTTTACTGGTTGTACAACTGTATCTAAGAAAAGCCGAGACACAAAGTCAGGAAGAAAGAAGGACATTAAGCTTGCCCACATTACTGATACTCATGTTACATTTACAGGAAAGAATGGCACCGCCCTGAAGGAAGAAAGCTTCAACATATTCAGGGATGTAATTGCCCAGGTCAACGATATGCCTGACATAGACTGTATCCTATTCGGTGGGGACAATATAAACAATACAGACCCCGGTACAAAAGGATTTGACGAGTTTATGAATATTATGTCAAGTGTAAAGGTGCCTTATTTCGCCCAATTCGGTAATCGCGAGGTATCTCCCATTCCTCCCGGTATCGCACTGTCAAAGAAACAGTATGCCGAAAAGATGAAGGGACACGGACTTGACTTAGCAAAGTATTCATGGAGCATATCACCTGTACCAGGCTTGAGAATCTTGGGTCTGGACACTACTATAGAAGGTCATGATAACGGTGAAATCCCTGAGGACGGACTCAAATGGCTTAAGAAAGAGATCGCAAAATATCCAAATGATATAATCGTTACTCTCAGTCATCATCTCCTCCTTCCTACATGGGGGAACAGAGACATTCAAAAATGGGAAAAGAAATATCTCTTGAAGGACCACCAGAAAGTCAATACTATTCTTGAAAACTCCCCTCAGGTAAAAGCATGTCTGATGGGACACCATCACGTCTCAAAGGTCCAGACAATAGCAGGGCTTCACTATATTGCATCTCCGGCAACCGTCCAATACCCGCACGCCTTCAGGACGATAACCATTAATAAAAATGAAGCAAGGTTAGAGTTTCATCAGGTCAGAGACCAGAGAATTATAAAACTGGGAAAACACCACCTGTTGACAAGCAAAAATGCAGAAGAATATGCAGGGGGTAGTGCAGCAGAAACACTGGCTTACTGTCATGGCAGCAAGGAAGACAATGATGCCACACTAAAATTCAGGTGA
- a CDS encoding M48 family metalloprotease produces MMRKLFIIVTLCSVTLYGCATNPVTGKRELGLVPTSSELEIGKQQYIPSRQMEGGDYTIDKELTEYVSGVGQRLAAVSDRKLPYEFAVLNNSIPNAWALPGGKIAINRGLLTELKNEAELAAVLGHEIVHAAARHGAKGMERGIFLQGAVALAGIASQGSGYANLAVQGSQIAAGLINQKYGRNAELESDLYGMKYMSRAGYDPKAAISVQETFLRLSEEAGRETDWLSGLFSSHPPSQERIDVNRVTAKTLPEGGELGVQRFQKKIAYIMKTRNAYEAYDNGIKALSKGKTGEALALAKKAISGEPKEGQFHALVGDINMKQQQYQNALKSYNKAVELNNEFFYFFVQRGLSKQKLGDQHGARTDLEKSTKLLPTATAMNALGNMSLAQGNQQEALQYFKIASSSNSEVGRQAEQSFIRLDMRQQPNNYIKTRINLTQKRYVVIMVANPTPIAVQNVKVKILYPDTQGKVMEIVKDVSNILSPGKSTIIETGLGPVENTNILRYMRVNVIRADVTE; encoded by the coding sequence ATGATGCGAAAACTATTTATCATAGTAACATTGTGTTCAGTTACATTGTATGGATGCGCTACTAATCCTGTTACCGGTAAACGTGAACTGGGATTGGTACCAACATCTTCTGAGCTTGAGATAGGTAAACAACAATACATACCCAGCCGCCAAATGGAAGGAGGAGACTATACAATCGATAAGGAGTTAACTGAATATGTAAGTGGAGTGGGGCAAAGACTGGCTGCAGTCAGTGACCGCAAGCTTCCGTATGAATTTGCAGTCCTTAATAATTCTATACCAAATGCCTGGGCATTGCCGGGAGGAAAAATAGCAATAAATCGGGGATTATTAACAGAGTTAAAAAATGAAGCTGAACTGGCAGCGGTCTTGGGACACGAAATAGTACACGCAGCAGCTCGACACGGAGCAAAGGGTATGGAACGAGGAATCTTTCTGCAGGGTGCAGTCGCATTAGCCGGTATAGCTTCACAGGGAAGCGGTTATGCAAACCTTGCTGTTCAGGGATCTCAAATTGCAGCCGGTCTTATTAACCAGAAATACGGACGAAACGCGGAACTGGAATCAGATCTATACGGCATGAAATATATGTCACGTGCAGGTTATGACCCAAAAGCTGCTATAAGTGTGCAGGAAACATTTTTACGATTATCTGAAGAAGCGGGAAGAGAGACCGACTGGTTGTCAGGCCTGTTTTCCAGCCACCCACCGTCTCAGGAACGTATCGATGTAAATCGCGTAACTGCCAAAACCCTGCCGGAGGGTGGTGAACTGGGAGTTCAGCGTTTCCAGAAAAAAATTGCTTACATTATGAAAACCAGGAACGCATACGAGGCATACGACAATGGTATTAAAGCGCTCAGCAAAGGGAAAACCGGAGAAGCTCTGGCTCTTGCTAAAAAGGCAATCAGCGGTGAACCAAAAGAGGGTCAATTCCACGCATTGGTGGGAGATATAAACATGAAACAGCAGCAATACCAGAATGCCTTGAAAAGCTACAACAAGGCAGTAGAGCTTAACAATGAATTCTTCTATTTCTTTGTACAACGCGGGTTAAGTAAGCAGAAACTGGGGGACCAGCATGGAGCACGCACTGACCTGGAAAAAAGCACAAAACTGCTTCCCACTGCTACAGCTATGAATGCCCTGGGAAACATGTCTCTGGCACAGGGAAATCAGCAGGAGGCGTTGCAATATTTTAAAATCGCTTCCTCATCCAATTCAGAAGTGGGCAGACAGGCAGAGCAGTCATTTATAAGACTGGACATGCGTCAGCAACCGAACAACTACATAAAGACACGTATCAACCTTACTCAGAAACGATATGTCGTTATCATGGTTGCCAATCCAACTCCAATAGCGGTTCAAAACGTGAAAGTGAAGATACTGTACCCGGACACACAGGGCAAAGTAATGGAAATAGTTAAAGATGTGAGCAATATTCTCTCTCCCGGTAAATCAACTATTATTGAAACCGGACTTGGGCCTGTTGAGAACACTAATATATTAAGGTATATGAGAGTAAATGTGATAAGAGCTGATGTGACAGAATAA
- a CDS encoding murein transglycosylase A: MKSRNNYLDRFLVFAVLFVILQTGCSTAVKRPLLLPAKAGLGLSEILNPNQFPDFRDDYDKELLLQCISNSIEYFKKIKYYPDSFSSIGFTPENQIETLEFFRDGYNRYNNSQELNEFVSNNFRVFQAVGKSYKGQVHFTGYGTPIYDGSLTPTDTFRYPLYGKPADFRKPYFTRSEIEERDLLRGTEIAYLKTKLEAYLIHVQGSGQIRLASGEKVYVGYAGNSGHSYTSIGQLLVNDGKVRAEELTLPVLIEYFDRHPDELDYYLKQNDRYIFFKKVPHAVPHGSIGVPVTPMRSIATDKKVFPPGGLAFVAIGTERPGGAGRSGDKWHVEKSFFVLDQDTGSAIKTSARADVFFGIGDDAMYKAGNLNTYGKLYYLLKK; encoded by the coding sequence ATGAAATCAAGAAATAATTATCTTGACCGCTTTTTGGTATTTGCAGTGCTTTTTGTGATATTGCAGACAGGTTGTTCCACTGCCGTGAAAAGACCGCTTCTATTACCTGCAAAAGCGGGCTTAGGTTTGTCTGAAATTTTAAATCCAAACCAATTTCCAGATTTCAGGGATGATTATGACAAAGAACTTTTACTACAGTGCATAAGCAACAGTATAGAATATTTTAAAAAGATAAAATATTATCCAGATTCCTTCAGTTCAATAGGCTTTACTCCTGAGAACCAGATAGAAACATTAGAGTTTTTCCGGGATGGATACAATAGATATAATAATTCTCAGGAGTTAAATGAATTTGTTTCAAATAACTTCAGGGTTTTTCAGGCTGTTGGAAAAAGTTATAAAGGGCAAGTCCATTTTACCGGTTACGGGACACCTATTTATGATGGAAGCTTAACACCTACAGATACATTTCGTTACCCACTTTATGGGAAACCAGCTGATTTCAGAAAACCATACTTTACCCGCAGTGAAATAGAGGAGCGTGATCTGCTGAGAGGTACTGAAATAGCTTATCTCAAGACAAAACTCGAAGCCTATCTCATCCATGTTCAGGGTTCCGGGCAGATCAGGCTTGCATCAGGAGAGAAAGTTTATGTTGGATATGCCGGAAATTCAGGACACTCATATACGAGCATTGGTCAGTTGTTAGTTAATGACGGCAAGGTCAGGGCAGAAGAACTGACCCTTCCCGTGTTAATAGAATATTTTGACCGGCATCCTGATGAATTGGACTATTATCTAAAGCAGAACGATCGGTATATCTTTTTCAAAAAAGTACCTCACGCGGTTCCCCACGGTTCTATAGGTGTGCCTGTAACACCTATGCGGAGTATTGCAACTGATAAAAAAGTCTTTCCTCCTGGAGGATTGGCTTTTGTCGCAATCGGAACAGAAAGGCCGGGAGGGGCCGGCAGATCAGGGGATAAGTGGCATGTGGAAAAATCATTCTTTGTTCTCGATCAAGATACAGGGAGCGCCATAAAAACATCTGCCAGAGCGGACGTTTTTTTTGGAATAGGTGATGATGCCATGTATAAAGCGGGAAATTTAAATACCTATGGTAAGCTTTATTATCTATTAAAAAAGTAA
- a CDS encoding RluA family pseudouridine synthase — protein sequence MPYIFNITHADLPPPIGDIEYIYSDEHIIVVDKPANMLSVPGKTPDKQDCLIHRIQKFSPEARIVHRLDFSTSGIMVIAQNHESQRKLGRQFENRETEKTYIAKIFCQPDNTSGMIDLPIRCDWERRPLQIVDHQLGKKAVTRWKIQERFEDSSLLELSPVTGRTHQLRVHMQAMGHPILGDELYAHEAAHSMAERLCLHAKELIINHPAENSRMTFSSTNNSF from the coding sequence ATGCCTTATATATTTAATATAACACACGCAGATTTGCCACCACCAATAGGTGATATTGAATATATCTATAGCGATGAACACATCATCGTTGTGGACAAACCGGCAAATATGCTGTCAGTACCGGGAAAAACTCCTGATAAACAGGACTGTCTCATTCACCGCATTCAGAAATTTTCACCTGAAGCACGTATTGTTCACAGGTTGGATTTCTCCACTTCAGGCATTATGGTTATTGCACAAAACCATGAATCACAGCGGAAACTGGGCCGTCAGTTTGAAAACCGTGAAACGGAAAAAACCTATATCGCAAAGATATTTTGCCAGCCTGATAATACATCAGGAATGATCGACCTGCCAATACGCTGTGATTGGGAACGAAGGCCCCTTCAGATAGTTGATCACCAATTGGGGAAGAAGGCAGTTACCCGGTGGAAAATTCAAGAACGGTTTGAAGACAGTTCTCTTCTAGAGCTGTCTCCTGTTACAGGACGTACACACCAGCTACGCGTACATATGCAGGCCATGGGACACCCTATCCTTGGAGATGAACTTTACGCGCATGAGGCTGCGCACTCAATGGCAGAACGTCTGTGTCTCCACGCAAAAGAACTGATTATCAACCATCCGGCAGAAAACAGTCGTATGACCTTTTCCAGCACAAACAACTCCTTTTAA
- a CDS encoding tetratricopeptide repeat protein, with amino-acid sequence MKKTIFVLTLILLLSNPSVWAEMTTKTGPEQEHSYKKNTDPDNVDVIKAGTIDYKALGLRSVKLNPNDFPDEVINMLEPYKNNQGNNSILFFSSLGLAYKCKGRFKDAIKTYKRAIELAQNVPLPPIQYNLGIAYYHNKELPESFKHLLKSAEKRPDHAGTKKWIKHLAGKLNIYEVPDTSKLEIVVNRKISVNRKKPDRESRLRIYLTQDGGRIQELSVKDKIYSYGIDSDRERPVDYVIIDDDGDGEFDKVINTKGNFNVPAWAYNPD; translated from the coding sequence ATGAAAAAAACAATCTTCGTTCTTACATTAATCCTGCTACTCTCTAACCCGTCTGTATGGGCAGAAATGACCACGAAAACAGGGCCCGAACAGGAACATTCGTATAAAAAGAATACAGATCCGGATAATGTGGATGTAATAAAGGCAGGGACTATTGATTATAAGGCTCTTGGGCTTCGTTCGGTAAAGCTAAATCCAAATGACTTTCCGGACGAAGTCATAAACATGCTTGAACCGTATAAAAACAACCAGGGCAATAATAGTATCTTATTCTTTAGCAGCCTTGGATTAGCTTATAAATGCAAAGGGAGGTTTAAGGATGCGATTAAGACATACAAGCGTGCAATAGAATTAGCACAAAACGTACCTTTACCGCCAATTCAATATAATTTAGGCATTGCTTATTATCATAATAAAGAATTACCTGAATCATTTAAACACTTATTAAAAAGCGCTGAAAAGAGACCAGACCACGCGGGTACAAAAAAATGGATTAAGCACCTTGCCGGCAAGTTGAATATATATGAGGTCCCTGATACAAGTAAATTGGAAATAGTTGTTAACCGGAAAATAAGTGTCAACAGGAAAAAGCCTGACAGGGAATCGAGGCTCAGAATATATTTAACACAAGACGGCGGACGTATCCAGGAACTGTCCGTTAAGGACAAGATATATTCTTATGGTATTGACAGTGACAGAGAGAGGCCGGTCGATTATGTGATCATTGATGATGATGGTGATGGAGAGTTTGACAAAGTAATAAATACAAAAGGCAATTTTAATGTACCGGCATGGGCGTATAATCCTGACTAG
- a CDS encoding inositol monophosphatase family protein, producing MKKTALNAANEAGKIILRYYSKNVNAISKKNTYDLVTKADIDSEKKIISTIKNKYPGHSILTEESGEEITNSEYCWVIDPLDGTNNFYHKFPMFCVSIALYKKGKPLIGVVFDPIKDELFCAEKNKGASLNNKKIKVSTVNKLNKSLLALGFYYERGLLMRKSLGQMKKFFYENVHGIRRTGSAALDLCYTACGRFDGYWELKLNPWDYAAGSLILMEAGGRITDVQGKKYNLMIGNVAASNGKIHKYMLEILTQ from the coding sequence ATGAAAAAAACAGCTTTAAACGCGGCTAATGAGGCAGGGAAAATAATACTGCGTTATTACTCAAAAAATGTAAATGCCATTAGTAAAAAAAACACTTACGACCTGGTTACAAAGGCGGACATTGATTCTGAGAAGAAAATTATCAGTACAATAAAAAACAAGTACCCCGGGCACTCTATATTAACAGAAGAGTCTGGTGAAGAGATAACCAATTCTGAATATTGCTGGGTTATAGATCCGCTGGATGGAACAAATAATTTCTATCATAAATTCCCAATGTTTTGTGTATCAATCGCCTTGTATAAAAAAGGGAAACCTCTGATAGGTGTAGTTTTTGATCCGATTAAGGATGAGTTGTTTTGTGCCGAAAAGAACAAGGGTGCGTCTCTTAATAATAAAAAAATCAAAGTTTCAACTGTTAATAAACTAAATAAATCATTGCTGGCCCTGGGGTTTTATTATGAGAGGGGCTTATTGATGAGAAAAAGCCTTGGTCAGATGAAAAAGTTTTTTTACGAAAATGTCCATGGCATCAGAAGAACGGGTTCGGCAGCTTTGGATCTTTGTTATACTGCATGCGGGAGATTTGACGGATACTGGGAATTAAAGTTGAATCCATGGGACTACGCAGCAGGCAGTTTGATTTTGATGGAAGCCGGAGGAAGGATTACAGATGTGCAAGGTAAAAAATATAACCTGATGATTGGAAACGTTGCTGCTTCAAATGGAAAAATCCACAAATATATGTTAGAGATCTTAACGCAATAG